Proteins from a genomic interval of Micromonospora sp. NBC_00389:
- a CDS encoding GGDEF domain-containing protein, with amino-acid sequence MRDGRPVAVLLLDLDGFKQVNDRFGHATGDTLLTGLAARMRAAVDGDGTIARLGGDEFAVLVDGDRPVPPERLAQRLLDALQPSDGDDDVGVHPSASIGIAEYGPPARLPLRPPARRRHRHVRGQGGR; translated from the coding sequence CTGCGCGACGGCCGGCCGGTGGCCGTACTGCTGCTCGACCTGGACGGGTTCAAGCAGGTCAACGACCGGTTCGGGCACGCCACCGGCGACACCCTGCTGACCGGGCTGGCGGCCCGGATGCGAGCCGCGGTGGACGGCGACGGCACCATCGCCCGGCTCGGCGGGGACGAGTTCGCGGTGCTGGTCGACGGCGACCGGCCCGTGCCCCCCGAGCGGCTGGCCCAACGGCTGCTGGATGCCCTGCAACCCTCCGACGGCGACGACGACGTCGGCGTGCACCCGTCGGCGAGCATCGGCATCGCCGAGTACGGCCCGCCAGCACGCCTCCCACTCCGACCTCCTGCGCGACGCCGACATCGCCATGTACGCGGCCAAGGCGGCCGGTAA
- a CDS encoding putative bifunctional diguanylate cyclase/phosphodiesterase has protein sequence MYAAKAAGKSAYRTCTPALRESAVSRAELIADLRRAVDEEQLHLEFQPIVDLATGAVRSAEALVRWRHPRLGMLPPARFLPLAEETGLILPIDRWVIHEACRAAATWRDRAPDATVAVNIAAAHLRRPDLIATVTAATASAGLAPRALTLELTESALIEGTDAVLERLRQLRELGLQIAIDDFGTGYSSLSYLHRIPATELKIDRSFVARLGADDRAYATVEMVTRLAGAFDLAVVAEGVETERQHEAVTAIGCPRGQGYLYGRPDGPAMVGQNRA, from the coding sequence ATGTACGCGGCCAAGGCGGCCGGTAAGTCCGCCTACCGGACGTGCACCCCGGCGCTGCGCGAGTCGGCCGTCTCCCGGGCCGAGCTGATCGCCGACCTGCGCCGGGCGGTCGACGAGGAGCAGCTGCACCTGGAGTTTCAGCCCATCGTCGACCTGGCCACCGGCGCGGTGCGCAGCGCCGAGGCGCTGGTGCGGTGGCGGCACCCCCGGCTCGGGATGCTGCCGCCGGCCCGGTTCCTGCCGCTGGCCGAGGAGACCGGGCTGATCCTGCCGATCGACCGTTGGGTGATCCACGAGGCGTGCCGGGCCGCGGCGACCTGGCGGGACCGGGCGCCGGACGCGACCGTGGCGGTGAACATCGCCGCGGCGCACCTGCGCCGGCCGGACCTGATCGCCACGGTCACCGCGGCCACCGCCAGCGCGGGGCTGGCGCCGCGCGCGTTGACCCTGGAGCTGACCGAGTCGGCGCTGATCGAGGGGACCGACGCGGTGCTGGAGCGGCTGCGCCAGCTCCGGGAGTTGGGCCTCCAGATCGCCATCGACGACTTCGGCACCGGTTACTCCTCGCTGAGCTATCTGCACCGCATCCCGGCCACCGAGCTGAAGATCGACCGCTCGTTCGTGGCCCGGTTGGGGGCGGACGACCGGGCGTACGCCACGGTGGAGATGGTCACGCGGCTGGCCGGCGCGTTCGACCTGGCGGTGGTGGCCGAGGGCGTGGAGACCGAGCGCCAGCACGAGGCGGTCACCGCGATCGGCTGCCCGCGCGGCCAGGGCTATCTGTACGGGCGACCGGACGGCCCCGCCATGGTGGGTCAGAATCGGGCTTGA